TGGGCGCGGTCAGCTGTCTACGACTTTCGCCTCGGCAAAGGCGAGCAGCCCGCCATAGGTCTCCAGCATTTCGCCATCGACTTCGTCGTCTTCGATGATGATGTCGAGGCGATCCTCGATCTCGGTCAGAAGTCCGGCGACGGCCATCGAATCGAGTTCGGGCAGATGGCCGAAAAGGCCCGTGTCATTGTCGAAACTCTCGACTTTGGCAGCGTCGAGGCCAAGCACGTCGCACAGGATGGTGCGCAGCTTGGTATCGATTTCGCTGCGGCTAGGCGCAAGACTGCTCATGCCGGCGTGGTTCCCCTGCAATTCGGCGGCGCCTTAGCCCTGCCGGGCACCCGGCGCAAGGCGGCGGAC
The sequence above is a segment of the Pelagerythrobacter marensis genome. Coding sequences within it:
- a CDS encoding acyl carrier protein, with the protein product MSSLAPSRSEIDTKLRTILCDVLGLDAAKVESFDNDTGLFGHLPELDSMAVAGLLTEIEDRLDIIIEDDEVDGEMLETYGGLLAFAEAKVVDS